The genomic interval GAGGGGTTTTCTGTAAGGCTCTTGGATATGCACTTGACTGGTTCTCAGCattgtaatcaacattttaGAATTTGTTTGGTACCCCGTATTAGAttgaattttataaaaaatatttttttatatatatatatatcatatttttgtataaaactATAtgaaattttgatatatatcaCAATATAGAAACATATTactatataaaaatatcaaatatatacgatatataatatattgtaCCAAAATGGACTCTTATGAACGAAGCAACTTAAGGGAGTAACAGGAAGTAGGTCCTTTGTTTGGCTGAAAACCCGTATAAAAATTCTTGTCTCatttatttttcagttttgCATTTTAGTTTTCTGGTTTTTATTGCTTGTTGTTTGATCCATTAAGTTCTTGTTTGTTTGTTGAGTTTGTGTTGTATACATACAACATGTACTGTGATTGAAACTGACTATGTTAATAATAGGTCTTGAGAACTTTGAGCTGCTTGGACAATCACCAGGAATCTTTGCAGGAACTTGATGCAGCTCTATCTGAATTGACATCTGATGTTTCTTTTCCCCaggtaatatatatttttgtacttGTGCTTGAAAATTACATTATTAGATTACTTGAAAGTTTATGTAATTGTttggttttaatatgaaaaaaaaaacagggtTTTACACATTTATCATCAGCAACTCTTACTATGGCAAGAGGGTTTTTAGTGGAACATTTCATCCATGCTTTACCATTAAGAGATTCACATCTTAGAGCTTTTTTGATGGCAATTATCGAAATGGATCTTGATGAGCTCTCAGGAGTAGAGCATGATCGCTTAAGTGTGTATCTGAACAATTTGAAGCTGCAAGAGACCTCATTTTCCTCTGTTCAGAATAGGATGTTTTGTAATGAAGATTTAATTTCCTCTCCAAACTTATATTTGGATACTAAGGAAGGAGAATTAAAGGGTAATAGTTTCACTAAATATACAGCTCAGAAGCTACTGAAGAGGTCGTCTGCAGTGTCAAAGATATCCACGATTGAGAGTGGCTTAGAGACCATTTCTAACAGCATTAGATGTTGCAGTTGGAGTGAGTTTGATGATAACTTGTTCAAGGAACTAATGAAGCAGAATGATCCTCCTGTGTAAGTGGGTGTGTGAGCTTGCAATATTAAATCTAATCAAATCCCTCTTTGAATTGTGtgtttttcgaaaattgatgaATGGAATTGTTAGTTTCATTTTGCATGTTTTGACCTGAATTGGTTATCTTCTGCCTATGAGTGTACAGGATTGTGGAGCAGCTGGTTGGTTTTGTGACATGGAACCACTGGAAATCAAAGAATCTTAGTTATTTTCTTGACAAGAGAACTATTCATATGGTCTCGGGTGCCAGCATGATATTTTCGGCTCCAAAGATTCAGTGGGTGCAAGTTCTTGAACGGTTGAAAAATTCAGCAGACAGAAGTGATGATGATTTTCGTGACACGGTTGTAAGTAGTCTTATCCTTAAGTTATACTCTATTCTCTTTTGTTTTACAGGGCTTCACAAAAAATCAGTGAAAAAATCATGTGCTTATAGTGTtatgtgaattttaattatttccaaCTCCATTGCTGTGGAAACAGGAGCTCTTGTTACTTGGGTGCATCACAGATAGGTGGTCTTATTTCATCAAGCATTTGATGTCAGTTTCTTACTATCCCATTACAACTTCAGAGCAATTTCAAGAAGTATGCAAGTTACTTCCAACTGGGAAATTTCAAACACTAGACTCTAAACAAGAAACAGTGAATTCAAAGGTTAGTTTTCACCATTTTACTTTTCCACTTAGAAAATCTTGAAGGTATTCATCCATCAGTACTTTTGTTAATTATGGTGTTTTCCTACCAAACTCAAATACTAAGAAGAAACTTTGCTTAGACTATGGTTACATAATTGAAGTTGAAACCGTAACTCATAACCTCGATCTCATTAATCCACTTACAATGACATTAATTTGCTAGTGAAAGCTGAAGCTGAGTGCTGTTTCATGGTAGTCAACACTGCTGCTCATATGTTATATtgattaaagtttaatattttgcTAAGAATTTGTTGTTGGGTTAAGCTCATActaaatttttgtaactaggAAAGCGATATTCTCGAGTATTTGATGAACATATTGAGTGGTCAACTGCATCCACTGTGGAATGTATCCCCTGTCCTTGCAGCAGCCGCAATTCCCTCCTGGTATTTCTACTAATGGCCTTTAATGGCATAGCTATGATCTTCCATTTAAGACATTAACCTCAAAAGTTTGAATCGATAATCTTCGTTTCTTCCATCCAAAATAAGATCTTAAACAAGTGTTTAATGTTTTTGTGGAAACTGCAGGTCACTCCTGTTTAGATTTTATATAAATGAACTGGAAATTCAATTCAGAGGAGATTTTTCAACAATGAGGTATTTTTTCAAAGTCTTTTGGctccattgttttttttttctagatatttGATCCTTGAGAAATTTTAATTGTAGATGCTGCAGTTGTATTGAAGATAAGAAGGAACATAATGATTGTGAGTTTCACATGTATTAAGTGTAAAAAATTGTAGTAACAAATTTGTTACTGAAAATCAACTGATTCCCAGGTGATCTTGCTGAGAAAATTTGGTGCCTctatatttttcatgtttatggtgcTCATCAAATGCATGGGGTCCCTAGTAGTGTTTGATGCCAATTGACCAGGTTAGTCTCCAGTATATGTTTATGCTTATTACATGCATATGTCCACATA from Cannabis sativa cultivar Pink pepper isolate KNU-18-1 chromosome 4, ASM2916894v1, whole genome shotgun sequence carries:
- the LOC115712303 gene encoding uncharacterized protein LOC115712303 translates to MGSWFHPDISLEELMKLIKGFVDILILTSGYQSSGRIAHWDPININKAFQWAFFFENVLRTLSCLDNHQESLQELDAALSELTSDVSFPQGFTHLSSATLTMARGFLVEHFIHALPLRDSHLRAFLMAIIEMDLDELSGVEHDRLSVYLNNLKLQETSFSSVQNRMFCNEDLISSPNLYLDTKEGELKGNSFTKYTAQKLLKRSSAVSKISTIESGLETISNSIRCCSWSEFDDNLFKELMKQNDPPVIVEQLVGFVTWNHWKSKNLSYFLDKRTIHMVSGASMIFSAPKIQWVQVLERLKNSADRSDDDFRDTVELLLLGCITDRWSYFIKHLMSVSYYPITTSEQFQEVCKLLPTGKFQTLDSKQETVNSKESDILEYLMNILSGQLHPLWNVSPVLAAAAIPSWSLLFRFYINELEIQFRGDFSTMRCCSCIEDKKEHNDCDLAEKIWCLYIFHVYGAHQMHGVPSSV